One Festucalex cinctus isolate MCC-2025b chromosome 1, RoL_Fcin_1.0, whole genome shotgun sequence genomic region harbors:
- the LOC144001063 gene encoding uncharacterized protein LOC144001063, translated as MLVLAYIVDNKELFQQKTFPSTKSYKNMNKSPSKFSFDKDPLIISIRKDCQLFSYACIDHASSRNDLYQRSLDLHSQMNQLVHVTRVNRALEKQIDFKTKLVKELQTALDIKDACDAVVRDDVSNAATQTEEATEDMHEDDDHNITGQVNPPEVLARRSKRPRTNSSMEVTLS; from the exons atgcttgtccttgcatatatagtagacaacaaagagctctttcaacaaaagacatttccatctacaaagtcatacaag aacatgaacaaatcaccaagcaaattctcttttgataaagaccctctaatcatctccatacgcaaagattgccaacttttttcc tatgcatgcattgatcatgcttccagtcgcaacgacttataccagcgcagccttgatcttcattcccaaatgaaccaactagtccatgtgactcgagtcaatcgagcacttgaaaaacagatagacttcaaaaccaagcttgtgaaagaactccagactgcattggatataaaggatgcatgtgatgcagttgtccgtgatg atgtatcaaatgctgccacacagacagaagaagccactgaggacatgcacgaagacgatgatcacaatataacaggacaggttaacccccctgaagttttagcccgcaggtcaaagcgtcctaggactaattcatccatggaggttacattatcctaa